AATATAAACTTCCATCCCATTTTGCATACGTACAACTAGAGCATCAAAGTAATCAGTATTTCCGTTTTGTATCTCATATACAAGTTGTTCTATTGTCATTACAACGTAAGGAGAAGATGTTTCGCATAGTGTTAAGTATGTTCTAAGCATGACGTTCCTCTACTTTTTAACTATAGCGTAAATTGTTTTAATGATTATTACAAACAATAGTTTTTACTCAAATAAACTATTGTTTTCCTCTTCTAATACGTTCTAATTTTTGTAAAGTCTCATCATCCAGCATGATTCTAGTTCTTGGTTTCACTTCATGCATCTGCTTCATATCTTTTTCCACGATTATTTTTTCTTCTTCAAGATTTGCAATAAATTCACGTGATGGTACGCGCAATGCACCACTACCAAAGATTGCATGTTGTTCCGACATATCGCTCGTTACCACTTTGATCGTCGTAATGTGCTTATTGTATAATTCGAAGGTTAAGCGTTCTATCACTGCATCCGCTGTTTCGTTCTCTTTAGAATAAATGACACGAATGCCATGGAATAATTCTTCTTGCTCATGGGATTTCACATCATAAGCATCGAAGACCACGATAACATCATCTTCAATCCTCGCATTATAATTCGCTAGTTCCAGCAGCAGCTTCATACGTGCTTCTTCCAGAGATTCTGAGGCAATAGCGGATAGATGCTGGCTTTGTCCTATCACATTATAGCCGTCAATAATTGTATAAAATTCTTTCATCAGTTTAATGGATTCCTTTTGCGATACACTTCGTACATCAGCAAACTTGCAGCGACAGAAGCATTCAGACTGTTAACATGACCAACCATCGGCAGATGAATCAAGAAATCGCATTTCTCTTTTACAAGTCGGCTCATGCCTTCACCTTCTGAACCGATAACAATGGCTAAATCCATATCGGCATTCATTTTACGGTAGTCCACTGATTGCTTTGCATCAGTTCCTGCTACCCAATAGCCGGCATCTTTCAGCTTGTCAATCGCCTGATTAATATTATTCACTCGCATTACCGGCACATGCTCGATGGCACCTGTAGACGCTTTAACAACCGTTTGATTCAAACTTACAGAACGACGTTTCGGTATCATGATGCCATCAACACCAATAGCATCGGCAGTTCTAATAATTGAACCTAAGTTGTGCGGGTCTTCCAGTCCATCTAATATCATAATTGTGCTTAACTTATCAGCCGCTTTATTGCTCAGAAAATCTTCCAGTTCCGTGTACTCATAAGGAGATATCATTGCCAATATCCCTTGATGCGGAATATCCGATAAATGATCAAGTTTTGATTTAGGCACTGTTTGAACGACAATCTTTTTTTCTTTGCACAGATTAAGAATGCTGCTGATCTGAGACTTATTGATACCTTCTTGAATAAGCACCTTATTTATTTCGTGATCTGAAGATACTGCACTTTTTACCGCATGTCTGCCTACGATTATTTCATCATTTGTGTTCATCTTTACCCCTCTTTTCGCACAGTAATACAATTTCATCCAGCAATGCATCAAGTCTTTCATTATCATCATTCAAATGTAAATACCCGATGACCGCTTCTAGTCCTGTACTCTTTTTATATGTTACGACGTCAGTATTTTTAGCTTTTGTATGGCTCTTTGCATTACGTCCACGCATCAATATATCCATTTCTTCATCTGTAAAAAAGTTGTTCTCTATAAGTGAATCAAATGTCTGCGCCTGACTCTTAGCAGACACAAAGAATGTCGCATATCGATGCAGTTCATTTGGTTTACGATTTTTTTCACGAACAATGTAATTGCGGATATATAAATCCAGCACAGCATCACCTAAATACGCAAGCGTCAACGGATTATATAAACTTGCCTGATTAACCACGTTTATATCTCACACCTTGCGCCGTATCTTCAAGGATAATATTTTGCGCTTTTAAAGCATCACGAATCTCATCTGCACGTTTAAAGTCTTTATTCTTTCTTGCTTCTTGACGTTCCTCAATTAATCGTTCAATCTCTTCATCTAACAATGCATTGTTAATATCGAGCTTCACACCAAGCACTTCACTAAAAATTTCGAAGACTTCGATGAATCGATTGATGACATTTAAGTCTGTAGATTGATTCTGATTATAAATATTTGCCTGTTTTGCAAGTTCGTACCATGCAGTAATCGCAT
Above is a window of Macrococcoides canis DNA encoding:
- a CDS encoding NYN domain-containing protein, whose translation is MKEFYTIIDGYNVIGQSQHLSAIASESLEEARMKLLLELANYNARIEDDVIVVFDAYDVKSHEQEELFHGIRVIYSKENETADAVIERLTFELYNKHITTIKVVTSDMSEQHAIFGSGALRVPSREFIANLEEEKIIVEKDMKQMHEVKPRTRIMLDDETLQKLERIRRGKQ
- the rlmB gene encoding 23S rRNA (guanosine(2251)-2'-O)-methyltransferase RlmB; protein product: MNTNDEIIVGRHAVKSAVSSDHEINKVLIQEGINKSQISSILNLCKEKKIVVQTVPKSKLDHLSDIPHQGILAMISPYEYTELEDFLSNKAADKLSTIMILDGLEDPHNLGSIIRTADAIGVDGIMIPKRRSVSLNQTVVKASTGAIEHVPVMRVNNINQAIDKLKDAGYWVAGTDAKQSVDYRKMNADMDLAIVIGSEGEGMSRLVKEKCDFLIHLPMVGHVNSLNASVAASLLMYEVYRKRNPLN
- a CDS encoding Mini-ribonuclease 3; its protein translation is MVNQASLYNPLTLAYLGDAVLDLYIRNYIVREKNRKPNELHRYATFFVSAKSQAQTFDSLIENNFFTDEEMDILMRGRNAKSHTKAKNTDVVTYKKSTGLEAVIGYLHLNDDNERLDALLDEIVLLCEKRGKDEHK